In Chlorocebus sabaeus isolate Y175 chromosome 11, mChlSab1.0.hap1, whole genome shotgun sequence, one DNA window encodes the following:
- the CLEC4D gene encoding C-type lectin domain family 4 member D gives MGLEKPQSKLEGSVHSQWIPWVIATVFISLLGVCFIASCLVTHHNFSRCQKGTGVHKLEHHEKLKCIKEKSELKSAEGSTWNCCPVGWRTLQSNCYFPLTDNKTWAESERNCSGMGAHLMTISTEAEQNFVTQFLDRRFSYFLGLRDENAKGQWRWVDQTPFNPRTVFWHDNEPNNYQGENCVVLVYNQDKWAWNDVPCNFEASRICKIPGTTLN, from the exons ATGGGTCTAGAAAAACCTCAAAGTAAAC TGGAAGGAAGCGTGCATTCCCAGTGGATCCCTTGGGTTATTGCTACAGTTTTCATCTCACTTCTCGGTGTCTGTTTTATTGCAAGTTGTTTGG TGACTCATCACAACTTTTCCCGCTGTCAGAAAGGCACAGGAGTACACAAGTTAGAGCACCATGAAAAACTCAAATGCATCAAAGAGAAATCAGAACTGAAAAGTGCTGAAG GGAGCACCTGGAACTGTTGTCCTGTTGGCTGGAGAACCTTGCAGTCCAACTGCTATTTTCCTCTTACTGACAACAAGACATGGGCTGAGAGTGAAAGGAATTGTTCAGGGATGGGGGCCCATCTGATGACCATCAGCACGGAAGCTGAGCAG AACTTTGTTACTCAATTTCTGGATAGACGCTTTTCCTATTTCCTTGGACTGAGAGATGAGAACGCCAAAGGTCAGTGGCGCTGGGTGGACCAGACGCCATTTAACCCACGCACAGT attctGGCATGACAACGAACCCAACAACTATCAGGGAGAAAACTGTGTTGTTCTTGTTTATAACCAAGATAAATGGGCCTGGAATGATGTTCCCTGTAACTTTGAAGCGAGCAGGATTTGTAAAATACCTGGAACAACATTGAACTAG